GAGAAAGGAATCTATACCGATGGCTTTTTCAACCTGACGGATGATAATATCTACAAATCAAAGGTTATTAAGGATATAGATACTAATATCGGGCAACTGCTGAAAACGGATGCAAAGTTTTTCGCTATCCACGTCAGCCCATCGGAAAGCGAACTTCGGGCGATGGGCAACACCGAGCAAGAGAAAGCCGAAGCCATGAAACGGTATATTCGTGAGGTGTTTATCCCCGAATATGCCAAGAACTTCAACAAAGGACTATCCGAAGCGGATATAAAATTTTACGGAAAGATACATTTTGACCGTAGCCGTTCCGACAACGAACTGAATATGCACTGCCATTTGATTGTGAGCCGAAAAGACCAAGCTAATAAAAAGAAGCTATCACCGCTTACCAACCACAAAAATACCAAGAACGGAGTAATAAAAGGTGGTTTTGACCGTGTGAACCTGTTCCAACAAGCGGAACAAGGCTTTGATAAATTGTTTGGCTACGACCGTCAACAATCGGAATCGTTTGACTATTACAACACCATGAAGAACGGTTTTATTTCCGAACAACTTGAATTACAGGAACAAGACTTTACTGGCGAAAATAAAAAAGAAATATTACAATCCAGTGAAAAAGAAAACATGATTTCTTGCAATATTGATAGCAAACAAAATGAAAAACGCGCTTTCACTCAATCAGATAACAGAAATAGAGACTCTCTGCTATCTATCTTTTCATTGAGAGATGGCAGCAACTACGATGCAACATTAGTGGAAGAATTACAAGCACAGAAACGCAAAAAGAAAAAGAAAAGAGGAATAAGACGATGATTGAGTATGAAGAACTAAGAGCCGAAATAGACCGCTATCTGATGGAACGTTTTAAGTATCGAAAATCGCTTGTATGGCTGACAGTGGATAAGATAATAGTTACCCGAAGAAACAGCCGGGTAGATTTTTATTTGCGTATTAGAAAGGTTGAAAGCTGTTTTCCACCTGATTGCTTGATTATTGCCCGATTGAATTTTAGCAAAGAACGGATAGGGCACGGAACGCACTTTCTTAGTTTTTTGACCGGAGTAGCCCGGAAATATGGTTTCAATTATATCGGCATTGAGTGTGCCAACATCAAAAGCGGAGCATTTGCCAAGAAATTAGGCTTTTATTCCATAGATGAGGAGAATTACGCAATAGCAGTAATCAATCTAACATCTTATTTTTCAATGGAATAATCTTAATTAATCCTTTCTTTATCTAAACACAAAGGTATATTCCAAGAATAAAACAGCAACACCGAGCCGCAAGCGGTTTTTGAAAATTTCTTCCTTTTTCGTTCCTCAAAAGAGTAAATTTCCCAAAAGTGTTGCCTCTTACTTTTGTACCGGACTGAAATTGGTGGTCGTTTATTGTAGCTTTGCTAGATGAATGGACCATGAGGAATGAGAGGTGTTTTGCCTGGATAAGTATAACTATATCGTAAATAAGAGAAGCTCCATTCCTTTTTTTACTCTTTAGAGTCTGAACAAGTATCTAAGGCTAATAAACAATTAAGCTTGCGTATCAAAAGAGAAAAGACGACAAAGGTTTTGGTCTGTTACTAAATATTCTAATCATTTAAGTTATGGATCAATTATTAAAACAATGTGTGGGGATTGATATCTCTAAGAAAACATTTACAGCTTGTGTTTCCAAATATTATATTTCGGACAACCAGCAATTAAGTGAAGTCTTTGAGTTCGAAAATCAAAAGACCGGTTTTAACCAATTTGTTAAATGGAGCAGGAAACATCTGGATAAAAATACTCCCGTATCTTATCTTATGGAAGCAACCGGGGTGTATTATGAAGGGTTAGCATACCATTTACACAAGCTCAAGTTAGCTATTAGCGTAGTCCTTCCTAACAAAGCCCGGCATTATGCCGCATATCTTTGTATTAATACAAAAAATGATATAATGGATGCTCGTCTATTAGCCACTATGGGATGTTTACAGAAGTTACCCACTTGGAGACCTCCGGCTCCTATATATCGGCAATTACGCTCATTATGCCGGTTCCAATCCGAAATAAAGAAGCATCGAACTGTCATATCCAACCACTTGGAGGCACTTAAAAATTCACAATATCCACAT
The genomic region above belongs to Parabacteroides pacaensis and contains:
- a CDS encoding DUF5712 family protein; translation: MHIDFAPSSGGTYNNAGSSRQLTSYMEHEDLERMEKGIYTDGFFNLTDDNIYKSKVIKDIDTNIGQLLKTDAKFFAIHVSPSESELRAMGNTEQEKAEAMKRYIREVFIPEYAKNFNKGLSEADIKFYGKIHFDRSRSDNELNMHCHLIVSRKDQANKKKLSPLTNHKNTKNGVIKGGFDRVNLFQQAEQGFDKLFGYDRQQSESFDYYNTMKNGFISEQLELQEQDFTGENKKEILQSSEKENMISCNIDSKQNEKRAFTQSDNRNRDSLLSIFSLRDGSNYDATLVEELQAQKRKKKKKRGIRR
- a CDS encoding GNAT family N-acetyltransferase, coding for MIEYEELRAEIDRYLMERFKYRKSLVWLTVDKIIVTRRNSRVDFYLRIRKVESCFPPDCLIIARLNFSKERIGHGTHFLSFLTGVARKYGFNYIGIECANIKSGAFAKKLGFYSIDEENYAIAVINLTSYFSME